The following proteins are encoded in a genomic region of Diadema setosum chromosome 10, eeDiaSeto1, whole genome shotgun sequence:
- the LOC140234539 gene encoding BSD domain-containing protein 1-like produces MAESNEEAGGWWGHDWGGWLKTVQEKSGQALEQMKKDLGEFGSTIQKDTAQAAASTATLIKEKLKVPEDEDDVTTTARMKIGFSNLLTGLSQSLTPSEKTERGEDDVPIAQKDPHIFDKARARLHAMQTDPTTYCSDPDGHPDFREWLESFNVESYKGDISELLVANTEVRALYTKLVPAAVSHVEFWGRYLYRVQQLKQDEARRRALKERAEMTSSQKFEEEDLGWGDEDETWDTMPEATKNQSGVERFVVLPQDAEQRLSECGAEGETKSQVDQPNRSSADQPEQLPSDRPVESNSMMRDSETSSQTAKEQTIPSSQMPMTSATDSETTDQKVESAVSSTRTDENPETIQGQKQEPSRESKSVERKEAAESNSSGPKQVSSTAEGGAESLPPKEAVDATEMERKSDTDMVTLKSKDTLKLEELTVETPGAEDGKTVEKEQTSPVASEASNRESSLSDDWEKDFDDIEVTEEDMKNASTKLMSTVDDDLDDDWESWE; encoded by the exons ATGGCCGAGAG TAACGAGGAAGCGGGTGGATGGTGGGGGCACGATTGGGGAGGCTGGCTGAAAACTGTCCAGGAGAAG TCTGGCCAGGCCTTGGAGCAAATGAAGAAGGATCTTGGTGAGTTTGGATCCACCATCCAAAAAGATACAGCTCAAGCAGCCGCCAGTACAGCAACACTAATCAAAGAGAAACTTAAG GTACCTGAGGATGAGGATGACGTGACGACCACTGCCCGGATGAAAATTGGCTTCTCCAACCTCCTGACTGGCCTCTCCCAGAGTCTCACTCCGAGCgagaagacagagagaggggaagaTGATGTCCCCATTGCCCAGAAAGATCCCCACATCTTTGACAAGGCCAGG GCTCGCCTGCATGCCATGCAGACCGACCCAACCACCTACTGCAGCGATCCCGATGGACACCCAGATTTCCGTGAGTGGCTGGAGTCTTTCAACGTGGAGTCGTACAAGGGCGACATCTCCGAGCTGCTTGTGGCCAACACCGAAGTTCGAGCACTCTACACCAAGCTG GTACCGGCGGCCGTGTCCCACGTGGAGTTCTGGGGGCGCTATTTATACCGCGTCCAGCAACTGAAGCAGGACGAGGCAAGGAGGCGAGCGCTAAAAGAGCGGGCCgagatgacgtcatcacagaAGTTTGAAGAGGAGGACCTCGGCTGGGGGGATGAAG ACGAAACTTGGGACACCATGCCAGAAGCTACCAAGAACCAGTCCGGAGTTGAACGATTTGTCGTCCTACCGCAAGATGCGGAGCAGCGGCTCAGCGAATGCGGTGCTGAGGGGGAGACAAAGTCACAAGTGGACCAACCAAACCGATCCTCTGCTGACCAACCCGAACAGTTGCCAAGTGACAGACCAGTGGAATCGAATTCTATGATGCGGGACTCAGAAACAAGTTCACAAACAGCCAAGGAACAGACTATACCTTCTTCACAAATGCCCATGACTTCGGCAACAGACTCTGAGACAACGGACCAGAAAGTTGAATCGGCGGTATCTTCAACAAGGACTGATGAAAACCCGGAAACGATACAAGGGCAGAAACAGGAACCAAGCAGAGAAAGCAAATCGGTGGAGAGAAAAGAAGCAGCAGAATCGAACAGTTCCGGTCCCAAACAAGTGTCTTCCACAGCCGAAGGTGGTGCGGAGTCCCTACCACCAAAGGAGGCTGTTGATGCCACAGAGATGGAAAGGAAAAGTGACACGGACATGGTGACCCTCAAGTCCAAGGACACCCTGAAACTTGAGGAACTCACAGTGGAAACACCAGGTGCAGAGGATGGCAAGACTGTTGAGAAGGAGCAGACCTCACCAGTGGCTTCTGAGGCAAGCAATAGAG AATCCAGCTTGAGCGACGACTGGGAGAAGGACTTCGACGACATCGAGGTCACAGAGGAGGACATGAAGAATGCCTCAACGAAGCTGATGTCGACTGTCGATGATGACCTTGACGATGACTGGGAGAGTTGGGAGTAG